One genomic segment of Streptomyces sp. TLI_146 includes these proteins:
- a CDS encoding ABC transporter substrate-binding protein — protein MSRSWTRSNAAASALSAVTALALLTACGGGDGDSSDAGRGTADKPVSLTFWAWQKGSKDVVDAFNASHRNIRVTFEEIPSGNAGGYAKISNAVKAGNAPDLVAVEYPMLPEFVSQGALQEIGPYLPDDLRKKFLPQAVDLTTLGGKSWAVPFDATPQTYFYRKDFFEKYKIEVPKTWAEFRTAAEKAKEADPKARIATFMPDDPTTFEAMAWQAGAQWFKAEGDTWKIDTSDAATGKVADYWQGLIDDKLVQTAVSFSPEWTAALKDGSTVGYLGASWGAGVLKSTLPDQSGKWGIAPVPSWDGKPASGMLGGSTWAVTKGSRKAAAAVEFATWMSTSEDGVRARIAPGTSSAFPADVSLRPAAKKAFDAGFYGGQDIYGLFDAAGASINPRWSWGPTTGTTNTTLKDQFGKVPGGSVTVRGAVKAAHDATVAELKKRGLKVEG, from the coding sequence GTGAGCCGCAGTTGGACCAGATCGAACGCCGCCGCCTCCGCGCTCTCCGCCGTCACCGCCCTCGCCCTGCTCACGGCATGCGGGGGCGGAGACGGCGACTCCTCCGACGCGGGCAGGGGCACCGCCGACAAGCCCGTCAGCCTGACCTTCTGGGCGTGGCAGAAGGGGTCGAAGGACGTCGTGGACGCCTTCAACGCCTCGCACAGGAACATCCGGGTCACGTTCGAGGAGATACCGTCCGGCAACGCCGGCGGCTACGCCAAGATCTCCAACGCCGTGAAGGCGGGCAACGCCCCGGACCTGGTCGCCGTCGAGTACCCGATGCTCCCCGAGTTCGTCAGCCAGGGTGCGCTCCAGGAAATCGGCCCGTACCTGCCGGACGACCTGAGGAAGAAGTTCCTGCCGCAGGCGGTCGACCTCACCACGCTGGGCGGCAAGAGCTGGGCCGTACCGTTCGACGCCACGCCCCAGACGTACTTCTACCGCAAGGACTTCTTCGAGAAGTACAAGATCGAGGTGCCGAAGACCTGGGCGGAGTTCCGTACCGCTGCCGAGAAGGCGAAGGAGGCCGACCCGAAGGCGCGGATCGCGACCTTCATGCCGGACGACCCCACCACCTTCGAGGCGATGGCCTGGCAGGCCGGCGCCCAGTGGTTCAAGGCCGAGGGCGACACCTGGAAGATCGACACCTCGGACGCCGCCACCGGCAAGGTCGCCGACTACTGGCAGGGGCTGATCGACGACAAGCTCGTGCAGACGGCCGTCTCCTTCAGTCCCGAGTGGACGGCCGCGCTCAAGGACGGCTCGACCGTCGGCTACCTCGGCGCCTCCTGGGGCGCGGGCGTCCTCAAGTCGACCCTGCCCGACCAGAGCGGCAAGTGGGGCATCGCACCGGTCCCCAGCTGGGACGGCAAGCCCGCCAGCGGGATGCTCGGCGGCTCCACCTGGGCGGTGACCAAGGGCAGCAGGAAGGCCGCGGCGGCCGTCGAGTTCGCCACCTGGATGTCGACCAGCGAGGACGGTGTCAGGGCGCGGATCGCCCCGGGCACGTCCAGCGCCTTCCCCGCCGACGTCTCGCTGCGCCCGGCCGCCAAGAAGGCCTTCGACGCCGGGTTCTACGGCGGCCAGGACATCTACGGCCTGTTCGACGCGGCGGGTGCCTCGATCAACCCCCGCTGGAGCTGGGGCCCAACCACCGGCACCACCAACACCACGCTCAAGGACCAGTTCGGCAAGGTCCCCGGCGGTTCGGTCACCGTCAGGGGCGCGGTGAAGGCGGCCCATGACGCGACGGTGGCCGAGCTGAAGAAGCGCGGGCTGAAGGTCGAGGGCTGA
- a CDS encoding hydroxyacid dehydrogenase, producing MHHTTDNRPAVLLAMGPGIAERLLAERHRTRLAALARTDPYLVAHELVAPAPAVAAALAEADVLLTCWGAPPLTAEVLASAPRLRAVVHAAGSVKHHITEACWDRGITVTSAAAANALPVAEYTLAAILFAGKRVLASARRYAELRAPHDWLRESDGTGNYRRTVGLVGASRIGRRVIELLRPFDFRVLLHDPYVDGAEAARLGVELVGLDELCARSGVVSVHAPQLPATERMIGARQLAAMPDGATLINTARGSLVDGPDLLGELLSGRLHAVLDVTEPELPPRESPLYDLPNVLLTPHIAGSLGNELHRMADLALDEVERFAAGEPFADPVHAAALGHSA from the coding sequence ATGCACCACACCACTGACAACCGCCCCGCCGTCCTCCTCGCCATGGGCCCCGGGATCGCCGAGCGCCTGCTCGCCGAGCGGCACCGCACCCGCCTCGCCGCGCTCGCCCGTACCGACCCGTACCTCGTCGCCCACGAGCTCGTCGCGCCCGCACCGGCCGTGGCGGCGGCGCTCGCCGAGGCCGATGTGCTGCTGACCTGCTGGGGCGCGCCGCCGCTGACCGCCGAGGTGCTGGCCTCGGCGCCCCGGCTGCGGGCCGTCGTGCACGCCGCCGGGTCGGTGAAGCACCACATCACCGAGGCGTGCTGGGACCGGGGCATCACGGTGACCTCGGCGGCGGCGGCCAACGCGCTGCCGGTCGCCGAGTACACGCTGGCCGCGATCCTCTTCGCGGGCAAGCGCGTGCTGGCCTCGGCCCGGCGGTACGCGGAGCTGCGCGCCCCGCACGACTGGCTGCGCGAGAGCGACGGCACCGGCAACTACCGGCGCACGGTCGGTCTGGTCGGCGCCTCCCGGATCGGCCGCCGGGTGATCGAGCTGCTGCGCCCGTTCGACTTCCGGGTGCTGCTGCACGACCCGTACGTCGACGGGGCCGAGGCGGCCCGGCTGGGCGTCGAGCTCGTCGGCCTGGACGAGCTGTGCGCCCGCAGCGGCGTCGTCTCCGTCCACGCGCCGCAGCTCCCGGCCACCGAGCGCATGATCGGCGCCCGTCAGCTCGCCGCGATGCCCGACGGGGCGACCCTGATCAACACCGCGCGCGGCTCCCTGGTGGACGGGCCCGACCTGCTCGGCGAGCTCCTCTCCGGCCGCCTCCACGCCGTACTGGACGTCACCGAGCCCGAACTCCCGCCCCGCGAGAGCCCGTTGTACGACCTACCCAACGTCCTCCTCACCCCGCACATCGCCGGCTCGCTCGGCAACGAGCTGCACCGGATGGCGGACCTGGCACTGGACGAGGTGGAGCGGTTCGCGGCCGGTGAACCCTTCGCGGACCCGGTCCACGCGGCGGCCCTGGGCCACTCGGCATGA
- a CDS encoding carbohydrate ABC transporter permease has translation MTSPATTGSTGPTGPTAKPEPAPAPAPAPAGPAPRTAATVRTKAAPAPGRWLSKTAVNGVLLLSAAYTLFPLVWLVTAATKDTGGLLSGDAFSFEGFDLGHNLSELVSYHDGVYLRWYLNSLLYAGGGALVCALISTAAGYAFDKYRFRGKEKLFGVVLLGVLVPSTALALPMYLLASETGLVNTYWSVLVPVLVNPFGVYLSRVFSASHIPDEALEAARIDGAGELRAFWSIGLRMVMPGFVTVFLFQFTAIWNNFFLPLVMLSDQKLFPLSLGLYAWNSNTHAEPSFYPLVVTGSLLAVLPLVVAFVALQRHWKAGLTAGGVK, from the coding sequence ATGACCTCCCCGGCCACCACCGGCTCCACCGGCCCCACCGGCCCCACCGCGAAACCCGAACCCGCACCCGCACCCGCACCCGCACCCGCCGGGCCCGCTCCCCGTACCGCCGCGACCGTCCGTACGAAAGCGGCGCCCGCGCCCGGACGCTGGCTCTCCAAGACGGCGGTCAACGGCGTACTGCTGCTCTCCGCCGCCTACACGCTCTTCCCCCTCGTCTGGCTGGTCACCGCCGCCACCAAGGACACCGGCGGACTGCTCTCCGGCGACGCCTTCTCCTTCGAGGGCTTCGACCTCGGCCACAACCTCTCCGAGCTGGTGTCCTACCACGACGGCGTCTATCTGCGCTGGTACCTCAACTCCCTGCTGTACGCGGGCGGGGGCGCGCTCGTCTGCGCGCTGATCAGCACCGCCGCCGGGTACGCCTTCGACAAGTACCGCTTCCGGGGCAAGGAGAAGCTGTTCGGGGTGGTCCTGCTCGGCGTGCTCGTGCCGTCCACCGCGCTCGCGCTGCCGATGTATCTGCTCGCCAGCGAGACGGGGCTCGTCAACACCTACTGGTCGGTGCTCGTCCCGGTCCTGGTGAACCCCTTCGGGGTCTACCTCTCCCGGGTGTTCAGCGCGAGCCATATCCCAGACGAGGCGCTGGAGGCGGCGCGGATCGACGGGGCGGGCGAGCTGCGCGCCTTCTGGTCGATCGGGCTGCGGATGGTCATGCCCGGGTTCGTCACCGTGTTCCTCTTCCAGTTCACCGCGATCTGGAACAACTTCTTCCTCCCCCTGGTGATGCTCTCGGACCAGAAGCTCTTCCCGCTGAGCCTCGGTCTGTACGCGTGGAACTCCAACACCCACGCCGAGCCCTCCTTCTACCCCCTCGTCGTCACCGGCTCCCTCCTCGCCGTCCTCCCCCTCGTCGTCGCCTTCGTCGCCCTCCAGCGGCACTGGAAGGCGGGTCTCACGGCGGGCGGCGTCAAGTGA
- a CDS encoding substrate-binding domain-containing protein produces MRESAAERHDRLLELVRRRGSARVSDLAGQLGVSPVTVRRDVEALAVRGLLDRVHGKVSWPHQEGTPGAPAPGGPGGGREVVLGMIAPTATYYFAEVIRGAHEAAAAAGARLILRISDYRPQEDAARAAGLLAAGAEGLLVAPGWKEPHDPAEHGRWITELPVPTVLLERRGVPGGALDDLDRVCSDHGHGVLLAVRHLTGLGHRAPLLVARADSPTALAVRAGYRQALDALGLAAPCPVIDSVPAEADPAGFEAAVRALLAAVRAGEATAALVHNDVDAIRIAQRLGELGVRVPQDLALVAYDDEVAALADIPLTAVAPPKHEVGRYAAQLLIERLRGTPAGPDGQPSRHVDLLPRLRVRSSCGGQGAGATGGSASPVRQVV; encoded by the coding sequence GCTGAACGTCACGACCGACTGCTGGAGCTGGTGCGCCGGCGCGGCTCGGCCCGGGTCTCCGACCTGGCGGGCCAGTTGGGCGTCTCCCCCGTGACCGTGCGGCGGGACGTGGAGGCGTTGGCCGTACGGGGCCTGCTCGACCGGGTGCACGGCAAGGTCTCCTGGCCGCACCAGGAGGGCACGCCCGGGGCACCCGCGCCGGGCGGCCCCGGCGGCGGCCGCGAGGTGGTGCTCGGCATGATCGCGCCCACCGCCACGTACTACTTCGCCGAGGTCATCCGGGGTGCGCACGAGGCGGCGGCCGCCGCGGGGGCGCGGCTGATCCTGCGGATCTCGGACTACCGGCCGCAGGAGGACGCGGCCCGGGCCGCCGGGCTGCTGGCCGCCGGGGCGGAGGGGCTGCTGGTCGCGCCGGGCTGGAAGGAGCCGCACGACCCGGCCGAGCACGGGCGGTGGATCACCGAACTGCCCGTCCCCACCGTGCTCCTGGAGCGGCGCGGGGTGCCCGGCGGGGCCCTGGACGACCTGGACCGGGTCTGCTCGGACCACGGGCACGGGGTGCTCCTCGCCGTACGGCACCTGACCGGGCTCGGGCACCGGGCGCCGCTGCTGGTGGCGCGGGCCGACAGCCCGACGGCGCTGGCGGTGCGCGCCGGGTACCGGCAGGCGCTGGACGCGCTGGGGCTCGCGGCGCCGTGCCCGGTGATCGACTCGGTCCCGGCAGAGGCGGATCCGGCGGGGTTCGAGGCGGCTGTACGGGCGCTGCTCGCGGCCGTCCGCGCCGGGGAGGCGACGGCGGCCCTGGTCCACAACGACGTGGACGCGATCCGGATCGCCCAGCGGCTGGGCGAGCTGGGCGTGCGGGTGCCGCAGGACCTGGCGCTCGTGGCGTACGACGACGAGGTGGCGGCGCTCGCGGACATCCCGCTGACGGCGGTGGCGCCGCCCAAGCACGAGGTGGGGCGGTATGCGGCGCAGCTGCTGATCGAGCGGCTGCGCGGGACCCCGGCGGGGCCGGACGGGCAGCCGAGCCGCCATGTGGACCTGCTGCCCCGGCTGCGGGTGCGGTCCTCGTGCGGGGGGCAGGGGGCAGGCGCGACCGGCGGCTCGGCGAGCCCCGTGCGGCAAGTGGTCTAG
- a CDS encoding carbohydrate ABC transporter permease — translation MAAKPRTSRRTGAAAGVLLAPFFVLFTAVTVVPVGYALWLSLFTEKQSGLGFGGAESVFSGLDNYTAALGDRAFRDGFWILLGYCAVYIPLMVGGALALALLLDSGLARARRFFQLALFLPHAVPGIIAALIWVYLYTPGLSPVVRAMDSGGLGFSFFSPGGALPSVVNIALWEWLGYNMVIFYAALQAIDRSVLEAATVDGAGAWRTAFSIKIPLVRASLGMVALFTVIGSLQLFTEPLILNQGSGSAVTSTWTPTMYAYTAAFARNDYGLAAAAAVLLALTAALLSFVVTRLTTRKGART, via the coding sequence GTGGCCGCCAAGCCCCGGACCAGTCGCCGCACGGGCGCCGCCGCGGGCGTCCTGCTCGCCCCCTTCTTCGTCCTGTTCACCGCGGTGACGGTGGTGCCGGTCGGATACGCCCTCTGGCTGAGCCTGTTCACCGAGAAGCAGTCGGGGCTGGGGTTCGGCGGCGCCGAGTCCGTCTTCAGCGGGCTCGACAACTACACCGCCGCCCTGGGCGACCGGGCCTTCCGCGACGGCTTCTGGATCCTGCTCGGCTACTGCGCCGTCTACATCCCCCTGATGGTCGGCGGGGCGCTCGCCCTCGCCCTGCTGCTCGACTCGGGGCTGGCCCGGGCCCGCCGCTTTTTCCAGCTGGCGCTCTTCCTGCCGCACGCCGTGCCGGGCATCATCGCCGCGCTGATCTGGGTGTACCTCTACACCCCCGGCCTCAGCCCGGTCGTGCGGGCCATGGACTCCGGCGGCCTCGGCTTCAGCTTCTTCTCCCCCGGCGGCGCCCTCCCCTCCGTGGTCAACATCGCGCTGTGGGAGTGGCTCGGCTACAACATGGTGATCTTCTACGCGGCCCTCCAGGCCATCGACCGGTCCGTCCTGGAGGCGGCCACGGTGGACGGCGCGGGCGCCTGGCGCACCGCGTTCAGCATCAAGATCCCGCTGGTGAGGGCCTCGTTGGGGATGGTCGCGCTGTTCACCGTCATCGGCTCGCTCCAGCTGTTCACCGAGCCGCTGATCCTCAACCAGGGCTCCGGCTCGGCGGTCACCTCCACCTGGACGCCCACCATGTACGCCTACACCGCGGCCTTCGCCCGCAACGACTACGGCCTCGCCGCCGCCGCGGCCGTCCTGCTCGCCCTCACCGCTGCGCTGCTCTCCTTCGTCGTCACCCGCCTCACCACCCGGAAGGGGGCGCGGACATGA